cccgcgccgcccgcgcctcgtGGGGAGGggaggaccccgccgccgccgatgcacgcacgggctttgcccggcgccgtcccctggcggcggcgagggagggggaggcgaaggtgtgggaggcggcggcgacgggctgggGTTTCGCCCGGCCGCTCGCGGGAGCGGCGCGAGCGAAAGTGTCCGATGTGTCTAGCGACAAGGATTACTCGTATTCTTTGCCATACTTCTGGATAATGAataaaatgatgtaccttttggaTTACTTCTTCACCAACTTATGTTCCTCTCTACATTCATCTTTTGGATTGCCCCTTCACCAACTTATGTTCCATTCTACATTTATATCATCGAAAAACAATTCTCTATAGTGACCTTGTATGTAGTGGTTTTAGCGGGGCATGGGTGTTTGCATTTTTCTCTTTTctacccgttgcaatgcacggaccCCTTTGCTAGTGATACTAATATTAATATCCCTTGTTTAAGAAAAGACACACAAAGGACATCTTAGTTTGACAATTATCATGTACGGATTGCGCACAAGTCTTGGGGAGTCACCCTTTATCGCCCTTCCCTACGACGTCACCCATAAACTCAGTTTACCTCGGCATACATTCAACAACAGACTGGAAACTCAAGCACAAGAAGCTCTGAACGCACGGAACGGAGGATCTATGCtgaaatgaaaactcatgtcagCTCCGTGCATGCGAACGAGTTTTGAACTGCCCATTCCAGGGCCAGACGAGAGCGTCTATAACCCGCGGCCTGTTGTGATAAGAACAAACAATTGAAAGTTCAGAGAAATAAACAGCTGGTTCCTATTCGGCGCCTTATGCGCCAGATTCTTCGTACTCCGCAAACCAGCGCACACCCGCCGTCCgcgctgggctggcccatttattTGGTTTTTTCTGTGAAAAACTGCAACAAAAATTGCGCGGCCCAGGCGATTCGATCCTGCGAACGGCTTCAACTACATGGAGCGCACTAACCACCTCGGTGACAGCATATCTTCTGAATACTAACCCTCTTTCTCTCCCTTTTGTTCGTTATttactttttctcttttctttttgtcctttagtttctctttttttctttctaaaatccACAAAACGTTTCTCAAAATCTGTTAACTTTTATCAAAATTAAGAAAAAATTTCAAATGTTTCtcaaattttgatgaacttttttcaaattcgatgaacttttttaaaatttggatgaacttttttttaaaattcaGGGAACTATTTTTAAGTTTAGTGAACTTTTTTTgaacttgatgaacttttttcaaattcgtgattttttttcaaattcgatgacctttttttcaaattcgtgattttttttcatattcgatgatttttttaaaaatttgatgaacttttttcaactttattgaacttattttcaaattcgctgaacttttttcaaatgtgaTGTACTTTTTCACATTTGATGAACTTCTTTCAAATgcaatgaaccttttttcaaaaacgatgaacttttttcacttttccataaacgtttttcaaaatcgatgaacttttcttaaaatgtttaactttttctcaaaatcattGAGTTTTTTAAGTTTATGTACTTTTTCTtacaaaatgatgaacttttgtctcAAAATCGATGATTGTTTTTTTAGTTTGTGAGATTTTTTCGTCAAATGATGAACTTTGgctcaaaatcgatgaacatttttcaaattcatcatTTATAAAAAAACTAAGGGATAATAAATAGCGCAGCCACATATGTTCTTACTCTATAAGCGCTATTATTGATATAAGTCTTCAATGGGTGTAGTGGTTAGCTAAGCAGGAAACCAGGAATAAAGATGTGGCGTTGTGAGTTCGAATCCGAGAGGAACCAGTTTTTTGTGCCTTTCTATACTATTGGGCCCATGTTTGAttcttagggggtgtttggttcagaagtctaggactttttctagtcccagggactaatcaaaaaagactctctagtagagtctttttctagtccctgtagaaaaagtcccttccgtttggttcctagggactttttTTAGTCTCTGGGACTTTTTCTATACTAAACTTCGGATTACTTTTATTAATTGCCGGAGTTAATAACATTTTATGTAAATGGGGATGTAGCTCAATTGGTAGAGTGCTAATCAATGCTAAATAGAGGCACGGGGTTTGATTCCTCGCATCTCTAAttatctttttattttttcttgcggcggacttctttcctttttttcctgtaaaatataaaataaatttgaccggaaaaaagagagaagaagtctgtcCTGGCTGCTTCTTGGGTTTAAACTGGGCTGGAATGTGGACCCTAATCCAGATTGGAACAAGTATGTGATTGGGTTGGGGCAAAAAAAAATACGATTGCAAATTTGCAATAAACATGTTGACGAATAGTATAAAATCAGACAGTACATATTGCATGGAATCCGAACAGCTCACACATCACTTCATCACTGATTTGTACCATGAGATAGACAACACGTTGATATGATAAAATAGTTCTATAGATAGTTGTTCTCAAAGACTAATTATTTAGAAAGTTATACTTGACCAAGTTCCATAATTCAAGAAATTATTTTACATTATCCTTTACTGATCAGGTTGTACCATGAAATATAAGATTATTTTTGCAAATGGATTGTACCATGTGGTGAGGGATGAAGGTTATTTTTACAAATTTGGTAGAGACAGAAGGCCTGTCCATTGTCCAATATGGTTTAGAGGCCTCCCCTCGTATTTCAAATCTAACTTTGATCAAGGAAACACACATTATATATAACCTAAAAAGTATGCCGTTGGATTTCCATTCGAAAGATGTTTTCAGTGGTATATGGTTAGGATATCACCAAGGGGGTGGGGCGGGTGGATGTGCTGAAGCAGGACGACAGACGCAAGGGAGGAACACGGGGACATTGTGATCGtggtcgttggatggccatccaacggtccAAACATTGGACTAATGTCAATGTTTTTGCAGTTACTAGACAAATAGGTTTTCCCATATTCGTCAAACACGAGCTTTGAAACAGGATAAatgtccatgcatgcatgcaagttgtttctctggGTGCAACTCACCGTTGTTGCGTGCTGGATTGACTCGGTGAAGATCAAGGTCTCGGGTCAACATGGTAAAAATCTACTGTTTGTATCTTGGCTAAGGTTTTGGTTACCAATCGAGATTTTGAGATACCGAGCGGTTACCTAGTTTATTTATGCCCCAAGAGTAAAATGTATACTGAGCAAAAAAAACCAtgttttctaaaaaaataaaaaaactcaaAAGAGAAAAAGACACGTTCTTGATGGGCTGCAGCGCATGCTGTTCGTAATAGTCCATGCTTCAAAGAtgctgtttggcccatgtttgatTACTGTCCTTAACTCCGGATTAATTTTAATTGCCAGAGTTAACAATATTGCTTGTAAAAGGGGATGTAGCTCAATTGGTAGAGCGCTAATCAATGCGGAATAGAGGCACGGGGTTCAATTCCTCGCATCTCCACTTATCTTTTTAATCTAGTTTTTTTGCCGACGGGCTTCTTCCTTTTTCTGTAAAATAAATTGACCGAGGAAAAAAAGAGAAGTGCTGCCTCTTGGGTTTTAACTATGCTGCAATGTGGACCCTAATCCAGATTGGAACAAACTGCCCATGTGATCCATGCAAGCTCCTTCGCTCCAACGCTGTTTGTTTTTCAATATCTTCTACTCAATTTGTTTTTTTTAATAACACTCTACTCAAATTTAGCTCCTTTCCTACAGCGTTGTACACTTGTGATTTAGCTCCTTGGTAGCACCTGCTTATATAGTTTTTCAGTACACTACTCAAGTTTCACTTATCTACACTACTTCTTGGTAGCAACTGCATCTGTCCGTGTTTTTTTGTACACTTGTAATGCAACATGATATTGCCATTTGGGGCACCAAGGCCTGCACACCTCATATCCTGACACTCAACTTGTGTACATCTTGTATAATTCAGATTTTGATTATTTTTTGTCCCCAGTTATTTTGATAGGCAATGTGTGTGGGAATTAGTCTGAAATTGCATAAGCAAGACAACCTAACTTACACTATATGCATGTACATTTGCTatagagaaaagtatgtttttggtccctcaagttcccacaaagtatagacttggtccctcaagattttttGATATACATTTGGTCCCTCAATTCTCAAAACCGGATAAATTTGGTCCTAAACCAGATTTTGAGcacgttgaccgggtttgaccgccACAAAACCGCTCGATGAATACtatattttaaaaaaaacttcaaaaaaatgacAAAATTTTACTAGAGCCCGTCCGATGTCATTTCATGACAAAATTTTGGTCGCACCTTGCGCACGTAAGCATATTGGACcccaaaaaatttcagaatttttgattttgttttgatttttttaatttattattcaTCAGGCAGATAtttttttttttgccacgagctcctcgaGTGCTGAAAGAGCCCGAAATTTTGTTCCCATCTTGCGCATGTAAGCATATTCGACcccaaaaaatttcagatttttttgaagtttCTTTTTAAAATACTGTTCATCAGGCGGTTTTGTGGCGGTCAAAACCGGTCTCAAAATCTAGTTTCGGACCAAACTTAtccggttttgagacttgagggaccaaatgtataccaaaaaatcttgagggaccaagTATATACTTTGTgggaacttgagggaccaaaaacatacttttctctttgCTATATATATATGATGTACCTTGTGATTCTACTTGACATGCATAATTGGGTTCGATGACACCACATGTATTAAATTTCAGTGTGACATTTATATGCCCAATACGTGCCGGGCGCGCCCGCCGCTCCATACCTGCCACAAAGGCAGCCGCCACCAGCCCTCCCGTTTCTGCATTGTCGCCGCCACCGATGTGGTAGCCCGTGCGTCCTCCGCCACTCTACCTCATCTTTTGGATTACTTCCTCACCACTCTACCTCAAGCGTCCTCCGCCACCCATGTCATGTCCCCCGTGTGATGCGCTATCCACCTAATCGGGCGAGGAAACCAGCACCTCGGCCACCATCTCACCTGGGTGTGCGGTGAGAACGATGCATTTTCCCAGTTGAACTCTTCCTTCAGCAAATTGCATGTTCTTACAAGGATAGTTTGCAAGACCGCGGTACTATCTTAACGGCTACTGGTGACATGGTTTTCAGTAGCCATGGCGACATCAGGCGATCCTTATGAGCAGAACCATCATGACAAACATACGGGTCAATAGAATTCAGAACGTTGCAGTTTATTTGCTATTAAATAATGGCTTCGGTTTCAATGAAATCGTTAAATGGACTCCCATGATTGCGGTGGTGTATTATTCTGCAAAAGTAGTTTATTCACCTTCTAATGTTTTCATTCACATCCATGGTCATATATGCTGCCTGACAAGATAGTTCTTATCTTTCTTTGCATCACACTTTTGGACATTTGACTGGATAATGAATAAAATTATGTACCTTTTGGATTACTTCTTCACCAACTTATGTTCCACTCAACATTCATCTTTTGGATTACTTCCTCACCAACTTATGTTCCACTCTACATTTATATCATGGAAAACAATTCTCTATAGTGACCTTGTATATAGTGGTTTTAGCGGGCATGACTATTTGCAATTTGCTCTTTTCTACCCGTTGCAACCCACGGACCCCTCTGCTAGCGATACTAATATTCATATCCCTTCTTTAAGAGAAGACCCACAAAGGACATCTTAGTTTGACAATTATCATGTACGGATTGGGCACAAGCCCTTCCCTACGACGTCACCCATAAACTCAGTTACCTTGGCATCCATTCAACAACGGACTGGAAACTCAAGCACAAGAAGCTCTGAACTCGCAACCAGAAGCAACAGTACAGCAGCAGCCAGTTTATGATGCGAACTGTTGGTTGCACTTGCAAGTTCAGTAGTGAGTACCTCCAGTGTTTGTATGGATCTGAGGGAGAGGGACATCAAGAGGAGGAGAAACCGAGAAATTTCATACTCGAATATTACTTCCTCGCGTCAATTAAAATGGGACAGACGTTCAAAAGGATAGACGTTTAAACCGAGAAATTTCATACTCGAATACTACTTGTTTAAGAGCAAGGTTTAAAAGGATAGACGTTTTTATACGGTTCCAATGCTTTTCAGTGCAGCGCACGCGATCACGAATCTGCTCAACTCAGCTCATGGGACTCGACGGCGCGTCAGGGAATGGAGTGGCGTGTCATTTTCAGAACTACATGATCAGCATGTGAGTTTGATTGTGCGTGAGTACGACGTAAAAATTAGGAATCGCCACATGAGGTTGGAGCGGTTGGAAATTTTCCTGCGAAAACTAGTAGAGATGAatcaaaaggaaaaaaatcctacgaatcaaacaaatCACGTAGGAAAGAAATACGTACCAAGGATCGGAATCCTCCGAAGCTTCCTTTAGAAATCCTTTGAagcaaagaggccctttttttgcgtcTTTTACATGTACCAAAGTTCGACGACTCACATgagttttttttttggaaatggaggcgtgcccccggcctctgcatcgtgATGATGCATGCAGCAATTTTATTAATTGTTCACTCAAGACCTTACAAAGCAATACAAtaataagactaaagccaccgtctaggcaacatctgtcgctactcctatccaattgatgaagggatgcCGATAGTCTGGGCCTAGTATACCAaatagacctcgcagccaaacctaacatctaagaccggaggtcccatccaggacgcctgctgGGTATGGGTCACCCACctgtccggcgcactcctcaaccaggacgcctgccaggtatgaggccgccgcggccacctgccaccaatccaacttcagagttgtactgctgcatctaccttacccggtctagctgccgtcaacgccaccacaacgccagaccgcgtcaccctcctgcgcgagtccatctccgcgcattgGACGCCGAGtcaccacagcgccatgccgccgagacccgccgccatcaatgagtgagatgatgcaccgctccaccaaagaatccgtcctctggtcctACATCCAGCCGCTGCTAAAAAACGATGCCCCCATGAGGGAAAACGACGCCAAAAGCACCGCCATCGTCCAATCCGGAAACGCCGGGtctaggttttcacccggagcagCGCAAGCAAGTCGACGGAAGCTGCAGTGGCGATGTCTTCAACAAGATAACGACGCGAACGCGCCGCCATCACCCGCCATGATCCGAGTCATAGCATGGTTTTCACCGGCAGCCTCGTCTCCCTACCCGACGCCGGGACTGGATGCGAGAATCCACAACCATCTAGCcgaccacctccggcgaagaagatgGCCACCACCTCCACGCCCAGGGCCGGAGCCCCCGACGTCCTCGTGTCGCGGGCCTAGTCCAGAGGCCGCTTGCCGCGCCGGAACGAAGGATGCGCACGACGGCTCGAGGAACCACCACCCAGATCCGAATGGGATCCAGATCGGGCACCCTAGCCGCCGACGTGATCTCTTCATCACCGCCGCCAGCACGACAACCCTGGTCGCCGCCGGCCTGCGGCACCACCCTTGAATCGGCCGGAGTGGGTCGCCGCCACCCAGATCCGATCGCCGGCCAAGGAAggttgccgccgccaccgctgcggcCGGCAGGCTTNNNNNNNNNNNNNNNNNNNNNNNNNNNNNNNNNNNNNNNNNNNNNNNNNNNNNNNNNNNNNNNNNNNNNNNNNNNNNNNNNNNNNNNNNNNNNNNNNNNNNNNNNNNNNNNNNNNNNNNNNNNNNNNNNNNNNNNNNNNNNNNNNNNNNNNNNNNNNNNNNNNNNNNNNNNNNNNNNNNNNNNNNNNNNNNNNNNNNNNNNNNNNNNNNNNNNNNNNNNNNNNNNNNNNNNNNNNNNNNNNNNNNNNNNNNNNNNNNNNNNNNNNNNNNNNNNNNNNNNNNNNNNNNNNNNNNNNNNNNNNNNNNNCCGGCTGGTTGCGGCGCGGCGCCATGAGTAATACAGTTATTTCGTTCATCCTTCTTGCGTTTCAGTACTCCGGGCCAAAGGATAAAGCAGTCACGTGTGAAATGTAGCTAGCTACCAGTCCCCTAGCAGTTATGAATGTCCAGAATTTCGGTACTATGGGGCAAAAGGATCAGACACGAGTGTGCACTGCAATCAACCTCCATCGGCAGTGTCAAAAGAAAAAATTCCATCGGCTGCCAACAACTGATGAAATCCAGCAGCAGAGTCTCTATCAGACACAACCGGCAGATGTTGATCCTAGAACCCAGCTGAGGGTAGCAGTAGCATCAAACCAGCTCATTGCGCGATTGGAGCGACGACGATGTCATCGATCATCGCCGAAATTTACCAAGGGCCCGTCAGTCACCAACACAAAATTAGTTTATCTGGGCATTCATCCATAATTCAGCAACGAACTGGAAAACTGCAAAGTTCAGCAGTGCCTCCTACTCGTAGCGTGGGATACAATATCCATCCATCAATCGTTACTGAGTTCACGTACTACCCAGCAAAAAACATACAGGAAAAGAGAAAGAGTAGGAGGATCACAGCCCATATAAGCCTGTCTGAAGATCCTGTAAATTTGACCACCAAATGTTACCAGGGAAGTTTCTATAAACTATAATATAACACTCCATATAATCCAGGTTCCTCCGTGTAATAATATCCTGGGAGTTGGAATCGGATCTTAGTTACATACAGTACTAGGTAGTACACACACGGACACATTCCTTATATTATTGATTGATATATGATCCAGCAAAATACTCCACCTACTGAACCCGACCCACCAAGCAAAACACACACAAAATGAGCAGCGGCCGCCTTCTGGATCCAGCAGCTTTGAGAATCAATTACTGCAGTTACCTACTAGGAAGGGTCGTCGTCGCGGCAGCGGGTGATGGACTCGCAGCCGCGGGAGTAGGGGTTGGCGGTGGTGCTGACGCGGCAGTTGTAGTAGGGCACGCCGGGCCGGGAGCAGGGCACGGCGTCCCCCCGCAGCGCGTCGTAGCTGATGTACCTCCGCCCGCCGCCGGTCGCCCACAGCAGCCGCCCGTGCGCCGCCGCGCCCGAGCCCATCTGCGCTGCCTCCACCCCCATGTCCATGTCCATGTCCAGGGTGGCCATGGTGATGGCGCCGTGGCCTCCTCTCCCCTGCAcgaggagcagcagcaggaggaggggCAGCACGGGGGTGGCCGCCCATGGAGGCATTGCCGgagggggatggggatgggggagCTGAGATCTCGGAGAGCGGAACAGTTGCTGTGGCTGGATCTTTTCTCCCTGGATGAGATGAAAGAGTGGGGGAGAGTGGGGAGTGGAGTGGTGGAGGTGGCCTTAAATGCAGTGCCACTGCCGACAGTTGTCCGTTGTGTCCCGTGGCCGTGGGGAACGGACCCGTGGGGTTTACAGTTTCCCTTCCTTGTCTTTTTACAGCTGGTTTCTCCTCGGGAACTGAATCGTTCGACAGTACGCCCATTTGGAAACGGAACACATTATCCACACACTTTTATTACGGCCATGAACTGAACTGAGGATGCGTCTGATTACTCGCATAATTTTTTTGGCCATTTACATATGTGGCCGACTTGGGACGGGCTAAGCTAATATGTTTCACGATACATATGCAGTACGAATTAACAGTCTTGCAATGAAACAACACTTCATTTAGCGACTAACAAATAGCACTACAAATTAACAATCATGCGACTCAATAGGGGAAAGTTCATCGATGCCGAAATAGGGGGGGTCATCCTCTGCTGCTACCTGTTCCCCTCCTCCTGTTGTTCTAGTTTTTCAGATCCTTGTGGTTCCTCTGTTTGTTCATATTGCCTTAGCCCATTCCAACATGTTGCTCTTTCAAACTTCATTGTCACGTGCCTCCACATCATGACCAGAGCCATCATTCATCATCATCTGTCGTCACATCTTCCTCCTCTGGCACCAACTCATCATGACCTTATTATAGGATCCAGTTATGTAGAATGCAACATGCAAGAACAAACCTAACTATAATTTTCACTTGTAGGACGAGATGGAGGCTAAGAAGAAGGGGAGAAGTAGTTTCTGCTGCCGGTGAGTGATGCTACTGCCGTCGCTTTCGTAGATCTGAGTCGTCGCAGCCGCCAGTGCCAAGAATTGGGGAGGGGCTAGTCTTAGAGCAAGAGGTAAGCGATTAATGGGGGATGAGGCTAGATTTCGTGCCATCCTGCGCCGGCACATTTCGGCCTCGCGCCATCTCCACGCCCGGTCCACCCTACAACATCGTGCACGCCATTCACCTTTTTGCGCCCGACTCATCATGCGCCTGGCTCGCTGGAAACAGCTGATTCAAGCGTTCCTAGCGAGTCGGGCCATGCGCTGCTTTAAGGTCCGTGTGTGGCCCTCTAGTATGGTACCAAACGCGATCTTCTTACACCTAGTGGGCCTGTCTGGAGGTTATGCAGCAGAGCAGCGAGCGCCTCCTCAtcgtccgagtccatcgccgagcagacaaatcgccgaacacctggcGGGCGTGGTGGGCGCACACCCGCCGGTACACCGCCCTGCGCGGCCGGACGCCGCGAAAATCGCCCGGACGGTGGTGGGGAGGCTGCTGCAGCAAAACCTCCTCTCTTTTCCAGTgggaatggcctatctagcggtgGTGGGCGATGGGCGGCACCAGGATCGGCAGGGTGGCGGCCGAGCGCGCGGGGATGGGAGGCAAATCTGGACGATTtgcttgacttttcgcctgacagTGTGGGCCAGGCGTgtttttcccttgcgccggagcccccgagcgcccttCAGTGcaccgggttcggcctgcgatcgccgggcccaaaaacgggccgagccggcgGATTTCGGCGTCTTGGGGGCGCAAGTGGGGTTTTTTGTCGGCGCTGACGCGTAAAAAGGCGCCTGGGGGTGCCTGTTGGGGGCTCGGCTCGAGATGCTCTAACAGACAACCTTCCAGATGGTAATCCTAGAACCTCTTCAGATGGAAACAAAGCCATCAAAACGACGATGACAGTGCAAATCCGTCATCGGAAAATCCATGAATTACCATATAGCAGTTACCAGATATGGTATTCAGTTTACCTCAGCATTCGTCAGCTACTAGCAGACACCAAGGGAAAATTACTGACGGAATAAACTCTGAACTTGCAAACGGTAGACAGCAACATCTATGATAAACATTTAGGCAATCCACCGAAAGAAACCGCGTTCCCGCATTTCGACATCAATCTCGTCACATCCAGATAAGTACCAAAAGAAAAGCTTACCAGCAAATTCAGCATATCCCACCccgcaaaaaaatttaaaaaaaatcagcatATCCCAATTTACCCTCCTCAAAAAAGACAATATCCACACAGTTCCTTGCATCTGCGATGCACGGGGTGCCTATGCTTCCAACTCACTTACCAGAAAATGAAGATCTACCAAAGACTAACGAGGTCACCAATACGCATGGCGTTCAAGTTTACTCGGCTATGAACTGAAAGCCTGAAACTCTAGCATTCAGGCAGATATTAATCCTAGAACCAGATAGGTAATGCTGCAACCAGAACAAGTAAACAACAATGACAGTCCATAACGGTCCGATGACGACACAAATGTCATTGGAAAACCCACGGAATACAGAGCAGTCAGCAAATATGACATTCAGTTTACCCCGGCATTCAGCAGCTACTTGAAGAATAAACTCTAGCAGGCACCATCTGAAAACTACTAGTAGAAGAATAAACTAATGAACTCGCGACCGGTAGACAGCAACATCTATAATAAACATCTAGAGGCAAACCACCCAAAGCGTTCACGCATTTCGACATCAAGAACGCCACATCCAGAAATGCACCAAAACAAAAGCTTAACAGCAAATTCAGCAAATCCCAATTCACCCTCCTCAGAAAAGACAATATCCAGACAGTTTCCTGCATCAGCGACTGCAAGGGGTGCCTATGCTTCCATCTCACTTACCAGAAGATCCATCGACGACTAACGAATTCACCAACACGGATGCCGCTCAAGTTTACTCGGCTATGAACAGAACTCTAGCAGGCAGACATTAATCCTATCCTAGAACCAGACAGGTAATGCTGCAACCACAACGACAATGACGGTCCAGATCAGCACACAGCTTGTGCTAGTTACCAGCCACCACCTTGCGGATGCACACCTCCACGGCACAGCCATTCTCGACGCCGGGCAGCTTGTCAGGGACCAGCAGGAAGACGTCGCTCCCCTCACCGATCCCGTACCGCAGCGAAGTGTTCCACACGGTCGACTGAATCTGCAGCCTGTGGTGCCGTCCACCCGCCGGCATCTTCAGCTCGTAGGTGAACTCCTCCTCGAAGGCGTTGTCAGGGCGGATGCAGATCATGGAGAGCGCGGTGCCCAAGCCCTCGCGGGAGCTGCTGATGTGGAAGAGCTCGCCGTAGTCCTCACAGCGGAAGATGGCAGAGTCAAAGGCAGGGGCCTGGAAGCTCTCGCCGTAGCGGAAGTTGATCACCTCC
This region of Triticum aestivum cultivar Chinese Spring chromosome 2D, IWGSC CS RefSeq v2.1, whole genome shotgun sequence genomic DNA includes:
- the LOC123050660 gene encoding protein RALF-like 1 codes for the protein MPPWAATPVLPLLLLLLLVQGRGGHGAITMATLDMDMDMGVEAAQMGSGAAAHGRLLWATGGGRRYISYDALRGDAVPCSRPGVPYYNCRVSTTANPYSRGCESITRCRDDDPS